GCGGCGCAAGGTCGCGACCGCGTCGCGCAGCCAGCCGCGAGCCTGCGCCTCCAGCGGACTCCGTTCCGCTCTCCGTCGTTTCATCGCGTCCCTCCCGCCCTGCTCAGATCTTCGGCAGCTCCGCAGCGCCGATCCACGCCGGTTTCAGGCCAGCTCCAGGCGACTCGAATCGCCCAGCATCAGCCGGTGCGTTCGCGGCCGGCTGGCGCTCGCGCTCACCAGCACGTCCTTGCCGATCAGGCTCGACTCGATGCGCTGCGGCACGTGCAGGATGCGGCTGCGCTCGAGCACGATCGAGTGCTCGATTTCGCTGTGGACGATCTCGACGCCGTCGGCAATCGAGGTGAACGGGCCGATGTAGGCGTCGGCGATGCGGGCGTTGGCGCCAATCACCAGCGGCCCGCGCAGGCGCGAGCGTTCCACCACCGTGCCGCGCCCGATCGAGACCCGGCCCTCGATGGCGCTCCCTTCGTCGACGCGGCCTTCGACCTTCGGCTCGAGCCCGCCCAGCATCATGCGATTGCCTTCGAGCATGTCTTCGACCTTGCCGGTGTCCTTCCACCAGCCGCCGATCACGTGCGAGCGCACGCGCCGCCCTGCCTGGATCAGCCATTGAATCGCGTCGGTGATCTCGAGCTCGCCGCGCGCCGAGGGACGAATCGCGTTCACCGCCTCGAACACGCACTTGCTGAACAGATAGACGCCGACCAGCGCCAGATCGCTGCGCGGCTGCTTCGGCTTCTCCTCGAGCAGCGTGACGCGATCGCCTTCGAGCACCGCGACGCCGAATTCCTCGGGGTGCTTCACGTGAGCGAGCAGGATCTGCGCGTCGGGCTTCTCGGCTTCGAACTCGCGGACGAACGGAGTGATGCCGTCCTTGATCAGGTTGTCCCCCAGGTACATGACGAACGGCTCTCCGCCCATGTAGCCTTCGGCGATCTTGACGGCGTGCGCGAGCCCCAGCGGCGCCTCCTGCTCGATGTAGGTGACGCTAAGCCCGAACCGCGAGCCGTCGCCGACCGCGGCGCGGATCTCGGCCTGGCTGTTGACCATCACCGTCACCATCTCGCCGGTGCGATGATCGGGGCGCAGCATCTCGCGCGGATCGCTGACGATGATGCCGACTTCGCGAATGCCGGCGTCGCGAATCGCTTCGAGTCCGTAGAACAGCACCGGTTTGTTGGCCACCGGCACCAGCTGTTTGGCGCTGGTGTGAGTGATCGGGCGCAGCCGCGTGCCGCGGCCGCCGGCCAGGACGAGCGCCTTCACGCCAGCGCTTCCTTCAGCAGCCGGCGCGCTTCGTCGAGCGCCGCCTCGAGCCGACTCGCGTCCTTGCCGCCGGCCAGCGCCAGATGCGGCTTGCCGCCGCCCGAGCCGCCGGTCACCTGTGCCACCTTCTTCACCAGATCCGAAGCGTTGAGCTTCTTCTCGGCGACCAGATCGGCGGTCACGCTCGCCACGAACGTGAGCTTCTCACCGCTCCTGAGCGCCAGCACCGCGGCGCCGCGCTTCAGCGCGCCGCTCAGCTGGTCGGCTGCGTCGCGCACCGCGCCGGCGTCGGCTTCCGACTGAATCTGGGCCACCACCCACCGGCCGCCGGGAGCCGCGACCGCCTGGCCGGCGAGCTTCGCCATCTCGGCCTCGAGCCCGCCGCGCGCGGCTTCCGACTGCGCCTTCCTGAGCGTGGCGAGCACCTGCTTCAGGCCTTCGAGCGTCGCGGTCGACTCGTGCTCGAGCGCGCGCAACCTCTCGCGCACCACCGTGGCCGGTTCGTGGCCAACGCGAGCGACGAGCGCCGCGGCGCCGGCGCGAACCGATTCGACGGCGTCCTGCACCTGCGCTCGGCGCGCGGCACGGTCGCGCTCGGCGTTCTCGCCGGCCAACGCGCCGAGCTCGGCGTCGAGCTTCTCGCCCGCGGTGGCGAAGGCGTCGCCAAAGCGCGCGATCTCGCCGCGCAGGAACTGGTGGCTCTCTTCCCCACAGCGCGCTTCGACGCGCCGCACGCCGGCGGCGATCGCCGACTCCGCGACCAGCAGGAAGTCGCCGATCTCGCCGGTTCTCGAAACGTGCGTGCCGCCGCACAGCTCGAGGCTGGGCTCGATACCGAGCGCCGGAACGCCGTCCACCGTCACCATCCGCACCCGGGCGCCGTACTTCTCGCCGAACAGCGCCATCGCGCCGCGCCGCTTCGCCTCGTCGAGCGGCAGCTCCTGCCAGCTCACCTCGCGATTCGCGTGGACCCAATCGGCGACCCGCTTCTCGATGGTCGCGAGCTGTTCGGGCGACGGCCCCTCGAAGTGCGAGTAGTCGAAGCGCAGGCGATCGGGCGCCACCAGCGAGCCGGCCTGTTTCACGTGCGTTCCCAGCGTCGAGCGCAGCGCCGCGTGCAGCAGGTGCGTGGCGGTGTGATGGCGCATCACCGGA
The window above is part of the Candidatus Sulfotelmatobacter sp. genome. Proteins encoded here:
- a CDS encoding glucose-1-phosphate thymidylyltransferase, with the protein product MKALVLAGGRGTRLRPITHTSAKQLVPVANKPVLFYGLEAIRDAGIREVGIIVSDPREMLRPDHRTGEMVTVMVNSQAEIRAAVGDGSRFGLSVTYIEQEAPLGLAHAVKIAEGYMGGEPFVMYLGDNLIKDGITPFVREFEAEKPDAQILLAHVKHPEEFGVAVLEGDRVTLLEEKPKQPRSDLALVGVYLFSKCVFEAVNAIRPSARGELEITDAIQWLIQAGRRVRSHVIGGWWKDTGKVEDMLEGNRMMLGGLEPKVEGRVDEGSAIEGRVSIGRGTVVERSRLRGPLVIGANARIADAYIGPFTSIADGVEIVHSEIEHSIVLERSRILHVPQRIESSLIGKDVLVSASASRPRTHRLMLGDSSRLELA